The following proteins are encoded in a genomic region of Balaenoptera ricei isolate mBalRic1 chromosome 14, mBalRic1.hap2, whole genome shotgun sequence:
- the MBD1 gene encoding methyl-CpG-binding domain protein 1 isoform X8, with protein MAEDWLDCPALGPGWKRREVFRKSGATCGRSDTYYQSPTGDRIRSKVELTRYLGPACDLTLFDFKQGILCYPAPKAHSLAIPSRKRKKPSRPAKAQKRQVGPPKSEVRKEAPRDETKADADTAPASLPAPGCCENCGISFSGDGTRRQRLKTLCKDCRAQRIAFNREQRMFKRVGCGECAACQVTEDCGACSTCLLQLPHDVASGLFCKCERRRCLRIVERSRGCGVCRGCQTREDCGRCRVCLRPPRPGLRRQWRCVQRRCLRHLAHRLRRHHQRCQRRPPLAVAPPAGKHGRRRGGCDSKVAPRRRPPRTQPPPALPPSQPPESPELHPRALAPSPPAEFIYYCVDEDELQPYTNRRQNRKCGACAACLRRMDCGHCDFCCDKPKFGGSNQKRQKCRWRQCLQFAMKRLLPSVWAGSEDGAGPPAPYPRRKRPGSARRPRLGQTPKPPLATPMAQPDRARSPVKQEAGSGFVLPPPGTDLVFLREGASSPVQVPGPAPASTAALLQEAQCPGLSWVVALPQVKQEKADAQEDWTPGTAILTSPVLPPGCPSKAVDPGLPPVKQEPPDPEEDKEEENKDDSTSDLAPEEEAGGAGTPVITEIFSLGGTRLRDTAVWLPRLRKLLAVNEKEYFTELQLKEEAL; from the exons ccccacaggaGATAGGATCCGAAGCAAAGTTGAGCTGACCCGATACCTGGGCCCTGCGTGCGATCTCACCCTCTTCGACTTCAAACAAGGCATCCTGTGTTATCCAGCCCCCAAG GCCCATTCCTTGGCCATCCCCAGCAGGAAGCGGAAGAAGCCTTCAAGGCCAGCCAAGGCTCAGAAACGTCAGGTTGGACCTCCGAAGAGCGAAGTCAGGAAGGAGGCCCCAAGGGATGAGACCAAGGCTGATGCTGACACAGCCCCAGCTTCGCTTCCTGCGCCTGG GTGCTGTGAGAACTGTGGAATCAGCTTTTCAGGGGATGGAACCCGACGGCAGCGGCTCAAGACTCTGTGCAAGGACTGCCGAG cACAGAGAATTGCTTTCAACCGGGAGCAGAGGATGTTTAAG CGTGTGGGCTGCGGGGAGTGTGCGGCCTGCCAGGTGACGGAAGACTGCGGGGCCTGCTCCACCTGCCTTCTGCAGTTGCCCCACGATGTGGCCTCGGGGCTGTTCTGCAAGTGTGAGCGGAGACGGTGCCTCCGGATTGTGGAAAGG AGCCGAGGGTGTGGAGTGTGCCGGGGCTGTCAGACCCGAGAGGACTGTGGCCGTTGTCGAGTCTGCCTTCGCCCTCCCCGCCCTGGTCTCAGGCGCCAGTGGAGGTGCGTCCAGCGGCGTTGCCTGCGG CACCTTGCACACCGCCTCCGCCGCCACCATCAGCGATGTCAACGACGCCCTCCCCTAGCTGTGGCTCCCCCTGCT GGTAAACACGGCCGCCGCAGGGGAGGCTGCGACTCCAAGGTGGCTCCCCGGCGGCGCCCCCCCCGCACCCAGCCACCGCCTGCACTTCCGCCCTCGCAGCCTCCAGAGTCTCCAGAGCTG CACCCCAGAGCCCTGGCCCCCTCGCCACCTGCTGAATTCATCTATTACTGTGTAGACGAGGACGAGCTA CAGCCTTACACGAACCGTCGGCAGAACCGCAAGTGTggggcctgtgcagcctgccTGCGGCGGATGGACTGTGGCCACTGCGACTTCTGCTGTGATAAGCCCAAATTCGGGGGCAGCAACCAGAAGCGCCAGAAGTGTCGTTGGCGCCAGTGCCTGCAGTTTGCTATG AAGCGGCTGCTGCCAAGTGTCTGGGCAGGGTCTGAGGATGGCGCCGGGCCACCCGCACCTTACCCGCGTCGAAAGAGGCCTGGCTCTGCTCGAAGGCCCCGTCTGGGTCAGACCCCGAAGCCTCCCTTGGCCACGCCCATGGCCCAACCAGACCGTGCCCGGTCTCCAGTGAAGCAGGAAGCAGGCAGTGGCTTTGTGCTGCCCCCGCCTGGCACCGACCTCGTGTTCTTACGGGAGGGTGCAAGCAGTCCTGTGCAGGTGCCTGGCCCAGCTCCAGCTTCCACAGCAGCTCTGTTACAG GAGGCCCAGTGCCCTGGCCTGAGTTGGGTCGTGGCCTTACCCCAGGTGAAGCAAGAGAAGGCGGATGCCCAGGAAGACTGGACACCGGGCACAGCCATCCTGACTTCTCCTGTATTGCCGCCTGGCTGCCCCAGCAAG GCAGTAGACCCAGGCCTGCCACCTGTGAAGCAAGAGCCACCTGACCCTGAGGAGGACAAGGAGGAGGAGAACAAGGATGACTCCACCTCTGACTTGGCCCCagaggaggaggcaggaggggctggCACGCCCGTG ATCACGGAGATTTTCAGCCTGGGTGGAACCCGCCTCCGGGACACAGCAGTCTGGTTGCCAAG gctACGTAAACTCTTAGCAGTAAATGAAAAAGAGtattttaccgaactgcaattgaAAGAAGAAGCTTTATAG
- the MBD1 gene encoding methyl-CpG-binding domain protein 1 isoform X7 has product MAEDWLDCPALGPGWKRREVFRKSGATCGRSDTYYQSPTGDRIRSKVELTRYLGPACDLTLFDFKQGILCYPAPKAHSLAIPSRKRKKPSRPAKAQKRQVGPPKSEVRKEAPRDETKADADTAPASLPAPGCCENCGISFSGDGTRRQRLKTLCKDCRAQRIAFNREQRMFKRVGCGECAACQVTEDCGACSTCLLQLPHDVASGLFCKCERRRCLRIVERSRGCGVCRGCQTREDCGRCRVCLRPPRPGLRRQWRCVQRRCLRGKHGRRRGGCDSKVAPRRRPPRTQPPPALPPSQPPESPELHPRALAPSPPAEFIYYCVDEDELPYTNRRQNRKCGACAACLRRMDCGHCDFCCDKPKFGGSNQKRQKCRWRQCLQFAMKRLLPSVWAGSEDGAGPPAPYPRRKRPGSARRPRLGQTPKPPLATPMAQPDRARSPVKQEAGSGFVLPPPGTDLVFLREGASSPVQVPGPAPASTAALLQEAQCPGLSWVVALPQVKQEKADAQEDWTPGTAILTSPVLPPGCPSKAVDPGLPPVKQEPPDPEEDKEEENKDDSTSDLAPEEEAGGAGTPVITEIFSLGGTRLRDTAVWLPSLQGRQSGREDGCKEWETEETLAPPSTSWKPRGWPGTHVSLPAPPASMMWVSCRRSWGPASQT; this is encoded by the exons ccccacaggaGATAGGATCCGAAGCAAAGTTGAGCTGACCCGATACCTGGGCCCTGCGTGCGATCTCACCCTCTTCGACTTCAAACAAGGCATCCTGTGTTATCCAGCCCCCAAG GCCCATTCCTTGGCCATCCCCAGCAGGAAGCGGAAGAAGCCTTCAAGGCCAGCCAAGGCTCAGAAACGTCAGGTTGGACCTCCGAAGAGCGAAGTCAGGAAGGAGGCCCCAAGGGATGAGACCAAGGCTGATGCTGACACAGCCCCAGCTTCGCTTCCTGCGCCTGG GTGCTGTGAGAACTGTGGAATCAGCTTTTCAGGGGATGGAACCCGACGGCAGCGGCTCAAGACTCTGTGCAAGGACTGCCGAG cACAGAGAATTGCTTTCAACCGGGAGCAGAGGATGTTTAAG CGTGTGGGCTGCGGGGAGTGTGCGGCCTGCCAGGTGACGGAAGACTGCGGGGCCTGCTCCACCTGCCTTCTGCAGTTGCCCCACGATGTGGCCTCGGGGCTGTTCTGCAAGTGTGAGCGGAGACGGTGCCTCCGGATTGTGGAAAGG AGCCGAGGGTGTGGAGTGTGCCGGGGCTGTCAGACCCGAGAGGACTGTGGCCGTTGTCGAGTCTGCCTTCGCCCTCCCCGCCCTGGTCTCAGGCGCCAGTGGAGGTGCGTCCAGCGGCGTTGCCTGCGG GGTAAACACGGCCGCCGCAGGGGAGGCTGCGACTCCAAGGTGGCTCCCCGGCGGCGCCCCCCCCGCACCCAGCCACCGCCTGCACTTCCGCCCTCGCAGCCTCCAGAGTCTCCAGAGCTG CACCCCAGAGCCCTGGCCCCCTCGCCACCTGCTGAATTCATCTATTACTGTGTAGACGAGGACGAGCTA CCTTACACGAACCGTCGGCAGAACCGCAAGTGTggggcctgtgcagcctgccTGCGGCGGATGGACTGTGGCCACTGCGACTTCTGCTGTGATAAGCCCAAATTCGGGGGCAGCAACCAGAAGCGCCAGAAGTGTCGTTGGCGCCAGTGCCTGCAGTTTGCTATG AAGCGGCTGCTGCCAAGTGTCTGGGCAGGGTCTGAGGATGGCGCCGGGCCACCCGCACCTTACCCGCGTCGAAAGAGGCCTGGCTCTGCTCGAAGGCCCCGTCTGGGTCAGACCCCGAAGCCTCCCTTGGCCACGCCCATGGCCCAACCAGACCGTGCCCGGTCTCCAGTGAAGCAGGAAGCAGGCAGTGGCTTTGTGCTGCCCCCGCCTGGCACCGACCTCGTGTTCTTACGGGAGGGTGCAAGCAGTCCTGTGCAGGTGCCTGGCCCAGCTCCAGCTTCCACAGCAGCTCTGTTACAG GAGGCCCAGTGCCCTGGCCTGAGTTGGGTCGTGGCCTTACCCCAGGTGAAGCAAGAGAAGGCGGATGCCCAGGAAGACTGGACACCGGGCACAGCCATCCTGACTTCTCCTGTATTGCCGCCTGGCTGCCCCAGCAAG GCAGTAGACCCAGGCCTGCCACCTGTGAAGCAAGAGCCACCTGACCCTGAGGAGGACAAGGAGGAGGAGAACAAGGATGACTCCACCTCTGACTTGGCCCCagaggaggaggcaggaggggctggCACGCCCGTG ATCACGGAGATTTTCAGCCTGGGTGGAACCCGCCTCCGGGACACAGCAGTCTGGTTGCCAAG TCTGCAGGGCAGGCAATCGGGAAGGGAAGATGGATGTAAAGAGTGGGAGACCGAGGAGACACTGGCGCCACCGAGCACGAGCTGGAAACCACGCGGATGGCCCGGCACCCATGTcagcctcccagcacctccagccTCGATGATGTGGGTTTCCTGCAGAAGAAGCTGGGGCCCTGCGTCACAGACTTAA
- the MBD1 gene encoding methyl-CpG-binding domain protein 1 isoform X13, whose product MAEDWLDCPALGPGWKRREVFRKSGATCGRSDTYYQSPTGDRIRSKVELTRYLGPACDLTLFDFKQGILCYPAPKAHSLAIPSRKRKKPSRPAKAQKRQVGPPKSEVRKEAPRDETKADADTAPASLPAPGCCENCGISFSGDGTRRQRLKTLCKDCRAQRIAFNREQRMFKRVGCGECAACQVTEDCGACSTCLLQLPHDVASGLFCKCERRRCLRIVERSRGCGVCRGCQTREDCGRCRVCLRPPRPGLRRQWRCVQRRCLRGKHGRRRGGCDSKVAPRRRPPRTQPPPALPPSQPPESPELQPYTNRRQNRKCGACAACLRRMDCGHCDFCCDKPKFGGSNQKRQKCRWRQCLQFAMKRLLPSVWAGSEDGAGPPAPYPRRKRPGSARRPRLGQTPKPPLATPMAQPDRARSPVKQEAGSGFVLPPPGTDLVFLREGASSPVQVPGPAPASTAALLQEAQCPGLSWVVALPQVKQEKADAQEDWTPGTAILTSPVLPPGCPSKAVDPGLPPVKQEPPDPEEDKEEENKDDSTSDLAPEEEAGGAGTPVITEIFSLGGTRLRDTAVWLPSLQGRQSGREDGCKEWETEETLAPPSTSWKPRGWPGTHVSLPAPPASMMWVSCRRSWGPASQT is encoded by the exons ccccacaggaGATAGGATCCGAAGCAAAGTTGAGCTGACCCGATACCTGGGCCCTGCGTGCGATCTCACCCTCTTCGACTTCAAACAAGGCATCCTGTGTTATCCAGCCCCCAAG GCCCATTCCTTGGCCATCCCCAGCAGGAAGCGGAAGAAGCCTTCAAGGCCAGCCAAGGCTCAGAAACGTCAGGTTGGACCTCCGAAGAGCGAAGTCAGGAAGGAGGCCCCAAGGGATGAGACCAAGGCTGATGCTGACACAGCCCCAGCTTCGCTTCCTGCGCCTGG GTGCTGTGAGAACTGTGGAATCAGCTTTTCAGGGGATGGAACCCGACGGCAGCGGCTCAAGACTCTGTGCAAGGACTGCCGAG cACAGAGAATTGCTTTCAACCGGGAGCAGAGGATGTTTAAG CGTGTGGGCTGCGGGGAGTGTGCGGCCTGCCAGGTGACGGAAGACTGCGGGGCCTGCTCCACCTGCCTTCTGCAGTTGCCCCACGATGTGGCCTCGGGGCTGTTCTGCAAGTGTGAGCGGAGACGGTGCCTCCGGATTGTGGAAAGG AGCCGAGGGTGTGGAGTGTGCCGGGGCTGTCAGACCCGAGAGGACTGTGGCCGTTGTCGAGTCTGCCTTCGCCCTCCCCGCCCTGGTCTCAGGCGCCAGTGGAGGTGCGTCCAGCGGCGTTGCCTGCGG GGTAAACACGGCCGCCGCAGGGGAGGCTGCGACTCCAAGGTGGCTCCCCGGCGGCGCCCCCCCCGCACCCAGCCACCGCCTGCACTTCCGCCCTCGCAGCCTCCAGAGTCTCCAGAGCTG CAGCCTTACACGAACCGTCGGCAGAACCGCAAGTGTggggcctgtgcagcctgccTGCGGCGGATGGACTGTGGCCACTGCGACTTCTGCTGTGATAAGCCCAAATTCGGGGGCAGCAACCAGAAGCGCCAGAAGTGTCGTTGGCGCCAGTGCCTGCAGTTTGCTATG AAGCGGCTGCTGCCAAGTGTCTGGGCAGGGTCTGAGGATGGCGCCGGGCCACCCGCACCTTACCCGCGTCGAAAGAGGCCTGGCTCTGCTCGAAGGCCCCGTCTGGGTCAGACCCCGAAGCCTCCCTTGGCCACGCCCATGGCCCAACCAGACCGTGCCCGGTCTCCAGTGAAGCAGGAAGCAGGCAGTGGCTTTGTGCTGCCCCCGCCTGGCACCGACCTCGTGTTCTTACGGGAGGGTGCAAGCAGTCCTGTGCAGGTGCCTGGCCCAGCTCCAGCTTCCACAGCAGCTCTGTTACAG GAGGCCCAGTGCCCTGGCCTGAGTTGGGTCGTGGCCTTACCCCAGGTGAAGCAAGAGAAGGCGGATGCCCAGGAAGACTGGACACCGGGCACAGCCATCCTGACTTCTCCTGTATTGCCGCCTGGCTGCCCCAGCAAG GCAGTAGACCCAGGCCTGCCACCTGTGAAGCAAGAGCCACCTGACCCTGAGGAGGACAAGGAGGAGGAGAACAAGGATGACTCCACCTCTGACTTGGCCCCagaggaggaggcaggaggggctggCACGCCCGTG ATCACGGAGATTTTCAGCCTGGGTGGAACCCGCCTCCGGGACACAGCAGTCTGGTTGCCAAG TCTGCAGGGCAGGCAATCGGGAAGGGAAGATGGATGTAAAGAGTGGGAGACCGAGGAGACACTGGCGCCACCGAGCACGAGCTGGAAACCACGCGGATGGCCCGGCACCCATGTcagcctcccagcacctccagccTCGATGATGTGGGTTTCCTGCAGAAGAAGCTGGGGCCCTGCGTCACAGACTTAA
- the MBD1 gene encoding methyl-CpG-binding domain protein 1 isoform X19, which yields MAEDWLDCPALGPGWKRREVFRKSGATCGRSDTYYQSPTGDRIRSKVELTRYLGPACDLTLFDFKQGILCYPAPKAHSLAIPSRKRKKPSRPAKAQKRQVGPPKSEVRKEAPRDETKADADTAPASLPAPGCCENCGISFSGDGTRRQRLKTLCKDCRAQRIAFNREQRMFKRVGCGECAACQVTEDCGACSTCLLQLPHDVASGLFCKCERRRCLRIVERSRGCGVCRGCQTREDCGRCRVCLRPPRPGLRRQWRCVQRRCLRGKHGRRRGGCDSKVAPRRRPPRTQPPPALPPSQPPESPELHPRALAPSPPAEFIYYCVDEDELQPYTNRRQNRKCGACAACLRRMDCGHCDFCCDKPKFGGSNQKRQKCRWRQCLQFAMKRLLPSVWAGSEDGAGPPAPYPRRKRPGSARRPRLGQTPKPPLATPMAQPDRARSPVKQEAGSGFVLPPPGTDLVFLREGASSPVQVPGPAPASTAALLQAVDPGLPPVKQEPPDPEEDKEEENKDDSTSDLAPEEEAGGAGTPVITEIFSLGGTRLRDTAVWLPSLQGRQSGREDGCKEWETEETLAPPSTSWKPRGWPGTHVSLPAPPASMMWVSCRRSWGPASQT from the exons ccccacaggaGATAGGATCCGAAGCAAAGTTGAGCTGACCCGATACCTGGGCCCTGCGTGCGATCTCACCCTCTTCGACTTCAAACAAGGCATCCTGTGTTATCCAGCCCCCAAG GCCCATTCCTTGGCCATCCCCAGCAGGAAGCGGAAGAAGCCTTCAAGGCCAGCCAAGGCTCAGAAACGTCAGGTTGGACCTCCGAAGAGCGAAGTCAGGAAGGAGGCCCCAAGGGATGAGACCAAGGCTGATGCTGACACAGCCCCAGCTTCGCTTCCTGCGCCTGG GTGCTGTGAGAACTGTGGAATCAGCTTTTCAGGGGATGGAACCCGACGGCAGCGGCTCAAGACTCTGTGCAAGGACTGCCGAG cACAGAGAATTGCTTTCAACCGGGAGCAGAGGATGTTTAAG CGTGTGGGCTGCGGGGAGTGTGCGGCCTGCCAGGTGACGGAAGACTGCGGGGCCTGCTCCACCTGCCTTCTGCAGTTGCCCCACGATGTGGCCTCGGGGCTGTTCTGCAAGTGTGAGCGGAGACGGTGCCTCCGGATTGTGGAAAGG AGCCGAGGGTGTGGAGTGTGCCGGGGCTGTCAGACCCGAGAGGACTGTGGCCGTTGTCGAGTCTGCCTTCGCCCTCCCCGCCCTGGTCTCAGGCGCCAGTGGAGGTGCGTCCAGCGGCGTTGCCTGCGG GGTAAACACGGCCGCCGCAGGGGAGGCTGCGACTCCAAGGTGGCTCCCCGGCGGCGCCCCCCCCGCACCCAGCCACCGCCTGCACTTCCGCCCTCGCAGCCTCCAGAGTCTCCAGAGCTG CACCCCAGAGCCCTGGCCCCCTCGCCACCTGCTGAATTCATCTATTACTGTGTAGACGAGGACGAGCTA CAGCCTTACACGAACCGTCGGCAGAACCGCAAGTGTggggcctgtgcagcctgccTGCGGCGGATGGACTGTGGCCACTGCGACTTCTGCTGTGATAAGCCCAAATTCGGGGGCAGCAACCAGAAGCGCCAGAAGTGTCGTTGGCGCCAGTGCCTGCAGTTTGCTATG AAGCGGCTGCTGCCAAGTGTCTGGGCAGGGTCTGAGGATGGCGCCGGGCCACCCGCACCTTACCCGCGTCGAAAGAGGCCTGGCTCTGCTCGAAGGCCCCGTCTGGGTCAGACCCCGAAGCCTCCCTTGGCCACGCCCATGGCCCAACCAGACCGTGCCCGGTCTCCAGTGAAGCAGGAAGCAGGCAGTGGCTTTGTGCTGCCCCCGCCTGGCACCGACCTCGTGTTCTTACGGGAGGGTGCAAGCAGTCCTGTGCAGGTGCCTGGCCCAGCTCCAGCTTCCACAGCAGCTCTGTTACAG GCAGTAGACCCAGGCCTGCCACCTGTGAAGCAAGAGCCACCTGACCCTGAGGAGGACAAGGAGGAGGAGAACAAGGATGACTCCACCTCTGACTTGGCCCCagaggaggaggcaggaggggctggCACGCCCGTG ATCACGGAGATTTTCAGCCTGGGTGGAACCCGCCTCCGGGACACAGCAGTCTGGTTGCCAAG TCTGCAGGGCAGGCAATCGGGAAGGGAAGATGGATGTAAAGAGTGGGAGACCGAGGAGACACTGGCGCCACCGAGCACGAGCTGGAAACCACGCGGATGGCCCGGCACCCATGTcagcctcccagcacctccagccTCGATGATGTGGGTTTCCTGCAGAAGAAGCTGGGGCCCTGCGTCACAGACTTAA
- the MBD1 gene encoding methyl-CpG-binding domain protein 1 isoform X18, translating into MAEDWLDCPALGPGWKRREVFRKSGATCGRSDTYYQSPTGDRIRSKVELTRYLGPACDLTLFDFKQGILCYPAPKAHSLAIPSRKRKKPSRPAKAQKRQVGPPKSEVRKEAPRDETKADADTAPASLPAPGCCENCGISFSGDGTRRQRLKTLCKDCRAQRIAFNREQRMFKRVGCGECAACQVTEDCGACSTCLLQLPHDVASGLFCKCERRRCLRIVERSRGCGVCRGCQTREDCGRCRVCLRPPRPGLRRQWRCVQRRCLRHLAHRLRRHHQRCQRRPPLAVAPPAGKHGRRRGGCDSKVAPRRRPPRTQPPPALPPSQPPESPELQPYTNRRQNRKCGACAACLRRMDCGHCDFCCDKPKFGGSNQKRQKCRWRQCLQFAMKRLLPSVWAGSEDGAGPPAPYPRRKRPGSARRPRLGQTPKPPLATPMAQPDRARSPVKQEAGSGFVLPPPGTDLVFLREGASSPVQVPGPAPASTAALLQAVDPGLPPVKQEPPDPEEDKEEENKDDSTSDLAPEEEAGGAGTPVITEIFSLGGTRLRDTAVWLPSLQGRQSGREDGCKEWETEETLAPPSTSWKPRGWPGTHVSLPAPPASMMWVSCRRSWGPASQT; encoded by the exons ccccacaggaGATAGGATCCGAAGCAAAGTTGAGCTGACCCGATACCTGGGCCCTGCGTGCGATCTCACCCTCTTCGACTTCAAACAAGGCATCCTGTGTTATCCAGCCCCCAAG GCCCATTCCTTGGCCATCCCCAGCAGGAAGCGGAAGAAGCCTTCAAGGCCAGCCAAGGCTCAGAAACGTCAGGTTGGACCTCCGAAGAGCGAAGTCAGGAAGGAGGCCCCAAGGGATGAGACCAAGGCTGATGCTGACACAGCCCCAGCTTCGCTTCCTGCGCCTGG GTGCTGTGAGAACTGTGGAATCAGCTTTTCAGGGGATGGAACCCGACGGCAGCGGCTCAAGACTCTGTGCAAGGACTGCCGAG cACAGAGAATTGCTTTCAACCGGGAGCAGAGGATGTTTAAG CGTGTGGGCTGCGGGGAGTGTGCGGCCTGCCAGGTGACGGAAGACTGCGGGGCCTGCTCCACCTGCCTTCTGCAGTTGCCCCACGATGTGGCCTCGGGGCTGTTCTGCAAGTGTGAGCGGAGACGGTGCCTCCGGATTGTGGAAAGG AGCCGAGGGTGTGGAGTGTGCCGGGGCTGTCAGACCCGAGAGGACTGTGGCCGTTGTCGAGTCTGCCTTCGCCCTCCCCGCCCTGGTCTCAGGCGCCAGTGGAGGTGCGTCCAGCGGCGTTGCCTGCGG CACCTTGCACACCGCCTCCGCCGCCACCATCAGCGATGTCAACGACGCCCTCCCCTAGCTGTGGCTCCCCCTGCT GGTAAACACGGCCGCCGCAGGGGAGGCTGCGACTCCAAGGTGGCTCCCCGGCGGCGCCCCCCCCGCACCCAGCCACCGCCTGCACTTCCGCCCTCGCAGCCTCCAGAGTCTCCAGAGCTG CAGCCTTACACGAACCGTCGGCAGAACCGCAAGTGTggggcctgtgcagcctgccTGCGGCGGATGGACTGTGGCCACTGCGACTTCTGCTGTGATAAGCCCAAATTCGGGGGCAGCAACCAGAAGCGCCAGAAGTGTCGTTGGCGCCAGTGCCTGCAGTTTGCTATG AAGCGGCTGCTGCCAAGTGTCTGGGCAGGGTCTGAGGATGGCGCCGGGCCACCCGCACCTTACCCGCGTCGAAAGAGGCCTGGCTCTGCTCGAAGGCCCCGTCTGGGTCAGACCCCGAAGCCTCCCTTGGCCACGCCCATGGCCCAACCAGACCGTGCCCGGTCTCCAGTGAAGCAGGAAGCAGGCAGTGGCTTTGTGCTGCCCCCGCCTGGCACCGACCTCGTGTTCTTACGGGAGGGTGCAAGCAGTCCTGTGCAGGTGCCTGGCCCAGCTCCAGCTTCCACAGCAGCTCTGTTACAG GCAGTAGACCCAGGCCTGCCACCTGTGAAGCAAGAGCCACCTGACCCTGAGGAGGACAAGGAGGAGGAGAACAAGGATGACTCCACCTCTGACTTGGCCCCagaggaggaggcaggaggggctggCACGCCCGTG ATCACGGAGATTTTCAGCCTGGGTGGAACCCGCCTCCGGGACACAGCAGTCTGGTTGCCAAG TCTGCAGGGCAGGCAATCGGGAAGGGAAGATGGATGTAAAGAGTGGGAGACCGAGGAGACACTGGCGCCACCGAGCACGAGCTGGAAACCACGCGGATGGCCCGGCACCCATGTcagcctcccagcacctccagccTCGATGATGTGGGTTTCCTGCAGAAGAAGCTGGGGCCCTGCGTCACAGACTTAA